In the genome of Pan troglodytes isolate AG18354 chromosome 15, NHGRI_mPanTro3-v2.0_pri, whole genome shotgun sequence, one region contains:
- the LOC736868 gene encoding protein mago nashi homolog, whose amino-acid sequence MVMASDFYLRYYVGHKGKFGHEFLESEFQLDGKLRYANNSNYKNDVMIRKEAYVHKSLMEELKRLIDDNEIIKEDDGLWPPPDRAGQQELEIVIGDEHISFTTSKIGSLIDVNQSKDPEGLRVFYYLVQDLNCLVFSLIGLHFKINPI is encoded by the exons ATGGTTATGGCTAGCGATTTCTACCTGCGCTACTACGTAGGGCACAAGGGCAAGTTTGGGCATGAGTTTTTGGAGTCCGAATTTCAGCTGGATGGAAAGCTTAGATATGCCAACAATAGCAATTACAAAAATGATGTCATGATCAGAAAAGAGGCTTATGTGCACAAGAGTTTAATGGAAGAACTGAAGAGACTTATTGATGACaatgaaatcataaaagaagATGATGGTTTGTGGCCTCCCCCTGACAGGGCTGGCCAACAGGAGCTTGAAATTGTAATTGGAGATGagcac ataTCTTTTACCACATCAAAAATAGGTTCTCTTATTGATGTAAATCAGTCAAAGGATCCTGAAGGCCTTCGAGTATTTTACTATTTGGTACAAGACTTGAATTGTTTAGTTTTCAGTCTCATTGGATTACACTTCAAGATTAACCCAATTTAA